One window from the genome of Aeromonas sp. FDAARGOS 1405 encodes:
- the moeA gene encoding molybdopterin molybdotransferase MoeA codes for MGFDTSGLLPLSDALQGMLEQLACCCDSEQLPLPEALGRVLASDIASPLAVPPFDNSAMDGYAVRLEDLASGTPLIMAGKAFAGQPYQGEWPAGHCVRIMTGAPVPAGTDAVVMQEETQADGDRITFLAQPEPGQNIRRAGSDIGKGACVLPAGTRLTPREMPLLASLGVATVAVRRPLKVAIFSTGDELKPVGTPLAHGDIYDSNRYGVRAMLARMGCDCLDLGIIPDDPAQLRAAFIRADEKADVLITTGGVSVGEADFTKQLLDELGEIGFWKLAIKPGKPFAFGRLPRAWFFGLPGNPVSAMVTFDQLVQPALAKLAGQHFERPLQLQAIAAEPLKKSPGRLDFQRGIMSQGPNGLEVRSTGSQDSAVFSSLSQANCYIVLERERGRVAVGETVTVEPFGGLLL; via the coding sequence ATGGGATTTGATACCAGCGGACTACTCCCCTTAAGCGATGCCCTGCAAGGGATGCTGGAACAACTCGCCTGCTGCTGCGACAGCGAGCAGTTGCCCCTGCCAGAGGCCCTTGGCCGGGTTCTTGCCAGCGACATCGCCTCTCCCCTCGCCGTGCCCCCCTTCGACAACTCCGCCATGGACGGTTACGCCGTGCGCCTTGAGGATCTCGCCAGCGGCACCCCGCTCATCATGGCGGGCAAAGCGTTTGCCGGTCAGCCCTACCAGGGCGAATGGCCCGCTGGCCACTGCGTGCGGATCATGACAGGCGCCCCGGTACCCGCAGGCACCGATGCGGTGGTGATGCAGGAAGAAACGCAGGCCGACGGCGATCGGATCACTTTTCTGGCACAACCCGAACCGGGCCAGAATATCCGCCGCGCCGGCAGCGATATCGGCAAAGGCGCCTGCGTGCTGCCTGCCGGTACTCGCCTCACCCCAAGAGAGATGCCACTGCTGGCCTCCCTCGGCGTGGCTACCGTCGCGGTGCGCCGACCGCTGAAAGTGGCCATCTTCAGCACTGGCGATGAGCTCAAACCGGTCGGTACCCCGCTTGCCCACGGCGATATCTATGACTCCAACCGCTACGGCGTGCGGGCCATGCTGGCGCGCATGGGCTGCGACTGCCTCGACCTTGGCATCATCCCCGACGACCCGGCCCAGCTACGCGCTGCCTTTATCCGCGCCGACGAAAAGGCCGATGTACTCATCACCACCGGCGGCGTCTCGGTGGGGGAGGCGGACTTCACCAAACAACTGCTGGACGAGCTCGGCGAGATTGGCTTCTGGAAGCTGGCCATCAAGCCGGGCAAGCCGTTTGCTTTTGGCCGTCTGCCCCGCGCCTGGTTCTTCGGCCTGCCGGGCAACCCCGTCTCCGCCATGGTCACCTTCGATCAGCTGGTGCAACCGGCGCTGGCCAAGCTGGCAGGTCAGCACTTCGAGCGCCCGCTCCAGCTACAGGCCATTGCGGCCGAGCCACTCAAAAAGAGCCCGGGCCGACTCGACTTCCAGCGCGGCATCATGAGTCAGGGACCGAACGGCCTCGAGGTGCGCAGCACCGGCTCGCAGGACTCCGCCGTGTTCAGCTCCCTGTCGCAAGCCAACTGCTACATCGTTCTTGAACGGGAACGGGGCCGCGTCGCCGTGGGCGAGACAGTAACCGTGGAGCCATTCGGGGGATTGCTGCTGTGA
- the modC gene encoding molybdenum ABC transporter ATP-binding protein, with translation MNQPATMPSVNEPPRHVLNLHARREFGPFTLDCALTIELGGILGLFGPSGCGKSTLLRIIAGLDRQSGDRLRWRDREYAQLLPEARRIGLVFQDSRLFPHLTVLGNLQLAARKGRGRWQPEALAARLGFADLLGLPAHALSGGQRQRVALGRALLAEPDLLLLDEPFSALDRRSRIHQAHVLKGLQQESGIPMIFVSHAMEEVSLLCDQLVLLEGGRVEAQGRPSEIFTRTDLSLASRDDAGVMLAATLSHYDEEEQMATLQLGEQQLRVTMNHVPDESGPLQIKVAGRDVVIATAPIEHSSLSNCLVTRLLAVREVRPGQTLLQLALGEQILLARITSRSARRLALAPEQQIYAYIKAVSLVSEG, from the coding sequence ATGAACCAGCCCGCCACTATGCCGTCAGTAAACGAGCCACCCCGCCATGTCCTGAACCTCCATGCCCGGCGCGAGTTTGGCCCCTTTACCCTCGATTGTGCACTGACCATCGAGCTGGGGGGGATCCTCGGCCTGTTCGGCCCCTCGGGCTGTGGCAAGAGCACATTGCTGCGCATTATCGCCGGACTCGATCGCCAAAGCGGGGATCGCTTGCGGTGGCGCGATCGGGAGTATGCTCAACTTCTGCCCGAAGCGCGCCGGATCGGACTGGTGTTTCAGGACTCGCGCCTCTTTCCCCATCTGACGGTGCTCGGCAATCTGCAACTGGCGGCCCGCAAGGGGCGAGGGCGCTGGCAACCCGAAGCGCTGGCGGCTCGGCTCGGTTTTGCCGATCTGCTGGGGCTGCCTGCCCATGCGCTTTCTGGCGGCCAACGCCAGCGGGTAGCATTGGGGCGGGCGCTGCTGGCCGAGCCCGATCTGCTGCTGCTCGATGAGCCTTTCTCGGCGCTCGATCGGCGCAGCCGCATCCATCAGGCCCATGTGCTCAAGGGGTTGCAGCAGGAGAGCGGCATTCCGATGATCTTCGTCAGCCACGCCATGGAGGAGGTGAGCCTGCTCTGTGATCAGCTGGTGCTGCTGGAAGGTGGCAGGGTAGAGGCGCAAGGCCGGCCGAGCGAGATCTTCACCCGCACCGATCTCTCGCTCGCCAGTCGTGACGATGCCGGGGTGATGCTGGCGGCGACCCTCTCTCACTACGATGAAGAGGAGCAGATGGCGACCCTGCAACTCGGCGAGCAGCAGTTGCGGGTCACCATGAACCATGTGCCGGACGAGAGCGGCCCTTTGCAGATCAAGGTGGCGGGGCGGGATGTGGTGATTGCCACAGCCCCCATCGAGCACTCCAGTCTCTCCAACTGTCTCGTCACCCGTCTGCTGGCGGTGCGCGAGGTGCGCCCCGGCCAGACCCTGTTGCAGTTGGCGCTGGGTGAGCAGATACTGCTGGCTCGGATCACCAGCCGCTCCGCCAGGCGGCTGGCGCTGGCGCCGGAGCAGCAGATCTACGCTTATATCAAGGCGGTGAGTCTGGTCAGCGAAGGCTGA
- the moaD gene encoding molybdopterin synthase sulfur carrier subunit: MIKVLFFAQVRELVACDELSLPCDYATAEQLRAALCERGDKWALALEAGKLLVAVNQTLVPLDTPINDGDEVAFFPPVTGG, encoded by the coding sequence ATGATCAAGGTACTGTTTTTTGCGCAAGTAAGAGAGCTGGTGGCCTGCGATGAGCTGAGCCTGCCCTGCGACTATGCCACCGCCGAACAACTGCGTGCGGCGCTCTGTGAACGCGGCGACAAGTGGGCGTTGGCGCTGGAAGCAGGCAAGCTCTTGGTCGCGGTCAATCAGACCCTGGTGCCCCTCGATACCCCCATCAACGATGGCGATGAGGTGGCCTTCTTCCCGCCGGTGACCGGAGGTTAA
- the folE gene encoding GTP cyclohydrolase I FolE: MTTLSPEALLVRAALEAQGLETPLVTNELNSQQKREKIEGHMRSIMETLGLDLADDSLAETPHRIAKMYVNEIFSGLDYSTFPKVTVIENKMQVDEMIMVRDISLTSTCEHHFVTIDGMAHVAYIPRGKVIGLSKINRIVQFFARRPQVQERLTQQILLALQTLLGTKDVAISIKATHYCVKARGVMDSTSYTTTTSLGGVFKTQPDTRAEFLGGLRG, encoded by the coding sequence ATGACAACCTTAAGTCCGGAAGCCTTGCTGGTCAGGGCTGCCCTCGAAGCCCAGGGACTGGAAACCCCCCTGGTCACCAACGAGCTTAACAGCCAGCAGAAGCGGGAGAAGATCGAAGGCCATATGCGCTCCATCATGGAGACGCTGGGGCTGGATCTGGCCGATGACAGTCTGGCCGAGACGCCGCATCGCATCGCCAAGATGTACGTCAATGAGATCTTCTCCGGCCTCGATTATTCCACCTTCCCCAAGGTGACAGTGATCGAGAACAAGATGCAGGTGGACGAGATGATCATGGTGCGGGACATCAGCCTCACCAGCACCTGCGAGCACCACTTCGTCACCATCGACGGCATGGCTCATGTGGCCTATATCCCTCGAGGCAAGGTGATTGGCCTGTCGAAGATCAACCGCATCGTGCAGTTCTTTGCCCGCCGTCCCCAGGTGCAGGAGAGACTGACCCAGCAGATCCTGCTGGCGCTGCAGACCCTGCTCGGCACCAAGGATGTGGCCATCAGCATCAAGGCGACCCACTACTGCGTCAAGGCGCGCGGGGTGATGGATTCGACTTCTTACACCACCACCACCTCCCTCGGTGGGGTGTTCAAGACCCAACCCGATACCCGGGCCGAATTTCTGGGCGGCCTGCGCGGATAA
- the moaB gene encoding molybdenum cofactor biosynthesis protein B has translation MGQKHNAFIPLKIAVLTVSDSRTAADDSSGDYLVSALTDAGHQLADRALCPDNLFRIRARVSEWIADEGVQVVLINGGTGFNEQNRVPEAVGVLFERTVQGFGEMFRQLSFAEIKGSAMQSRALAGLANRTLICCLPGSTGACQLGWEQLIRDQLDARTKPCNFVSHL, from the coding sequence ATGGGACAGAAACACAACGCATTTATTCCCCTCAAGATCGCCGTGCTGACGGTCTCCGACAGCCGCACCGCCGCCGATGACAGCTCGGGTGACTATCTGGTCTCGGCCCTTACCGACGCGGGCCATCAGCTGGCCGATCGGGCGCTCTGCCCGGACAACCTGTTTCGCATCCGGGCGCGGGTGAGCGAGTGGATTGCCGATGAGGGGGTGCAGGTGGTACTGATTAACGGCGGTACCGGCTTCAACGAACAGAACCGGGTGCCGGAAGCGGTCGGTGTGCTGTTCGAGCGCACCGTACAGGGTTTTGGCGAGATGTTCCGTCAACTCTCTTTTGCCGAGATTAAAGGCTCCGCCATGCAGAGCCGTGCGCTGGCGGGACTCGCCAATCGCACCCTGATCTGCTGTCTGCCGGGCTCCACCGGCGCCTGCCAGCTGGGCTGGGAGCAACTGATCCGCGATCAGCTCGATGCCCGCACCAAGCCGTGCAACTTTGTCTCCCACCTCTGA
- the modA gene encoding molybdate ABC transporter substrate-binding protein, whose translation MKPLLSVVIAGVCAATLHTGAVQADEVKVAVAANFKGTIDRIGKEFTAKTGHTLAISSAATGVLYTQISHGAPFDLFLSADAATPEKLEKEGKGSDRFTYAIGQLGLWKKGGPAPDEATLRSWKGNLAIANARTAPYGAAAMATLTHLKIDPKQYRLLTGANIGQTWQFVDTGNAELGFVAWANLVEAGKTGEAWAVPASFYPPIEQQGLVLKKGAAVEALVAWLKGPGQAQIKAAGYALPQ comes from the coding sequence ATGAAACCGCTGTTATCTGTTGTCATCGCAGGCGTCTGCGCCGCCACCTTGCATACTGGTGCCGTACAGGCCGATGAAGTGAAGGTGGCTGTGGCTGCCAACTTCAAGGGAACCATAGATCGTATTGGCAAGGAGTTTACCGCCAAGACCGGCCACACCCTGGCCATCTCGTCTGCCGCCACTGGAGTGCTCTACACCCAGATCAGTCACGGCGCACCGTTCGATCTCTTCCTCTCCGCCGATGCGGCGACCCCCGAGAAGCTGGAAAAAGAGGGCAAGGGGAGCGATCGCTTCACCTACGCCATCGGCCAGCTGGGGCTGTGGAAGAAGGGGGGGCCGGCCCCTGACGAGGCGACCCTGCGTAGCTGGAAAGGCAACCTCGCCATCGCCAATGCTCGCACAGCTCCCTATGGTGCTGCCGCCATGGCGACCCTCACCCATCTCAAGATCGATCCCAAGCAGTACCGGTTGCTGACCGGCGCCAACATCGGCCAGACCTGGCAATTTGTCGACACCGGTAATGCCGAGCTGGGCTTTGTCGCCTGGGCCAATCTGGTGGAAGCGGGCAAGACTGGTGAAGCCTGGGCAGTGCCTGCGAGCTTCTATCCCCCCATCGAGCAGCAGGGGCTGGTATTGAAGAAAGGCGCCGCGGTCGAGGCGCTGGTGGCCTGGCTCAAGGGGCCGGGTCAGGCGCAGATCAAGGCAGCGGGTTATGCCTTGCCCCAATAG
- the modB gene encoding molybdate ABC transporter permease subunit: MSEGDLLAVWLTLKLAACTTAILLLLAPPLAWWLSRSQNRLRPLVEALVALPLVLPPTVLGFYLLLAFSPEYGFGAWWRDTFGAPLAFSFLGLLFASILYSLPFVVQPLTSTFVNMGNKELEAAATLGLGPLERFFHIILPMTLPSFVMAAALGFAHTLGEFGVVLMIGGNIPGETQVLSIALFDHVEAMDYQSAHILAGGLMAFSLVMLVLVYGVLQRRQRRVFG; encoded by the coding sequence ATGAGTGAAGGGGATCTGCTGGCGGTCTGGCTCACCCTGAAGCTTGCGGCCTGCACCACAGCGATTTTGCTGTTGCTGGCACCGCCGCTGGCCTGGTGGCTGTCGCGCAGTCAGAACAGGCTGCGGCCGCTCGTTGAGGCGCTGGTGGCGCTGCCGCTGGTGCTGCCTCCCACGGTACTGGGTTTTTATCTGCTACTCGCCTTTTCCCCCGAATATGGCTTCGGCGCCTGGTGGCGCGACACCTTTGGCGCCCCGCTCGCCTTCAGCTTTCTTGGCCTGCTGTTTGCCTCCATCCTCTATTCGCTGCCGTTCGTGGTGCAGCCGCTCACCTCCACTTTCGTCAACATGGGCAACAAGGAGCTGGAAGCAGCTGCGACCCTGGGGCTTGGCCCACTGGAGCGCTTCTTTCACATCATCTTGCCGATGACCCTGCCCAGCTTCGTGATGGCGGCGGCCCTTGGCTTTGCCCATACATTGGGGGAGTTTGGCGTGGTGCTGATGATTGGCGGCAATATCCCTGGCGAGACCCAGGTGCTTTCGATTGCCCTGTTTGATCATGTGGAGGCGATGGATTACCAGAGCGCCCATATTCTGGCTGGCGGCCTGATGGCCTTCTCGCTGGTAATGCTGGTACTGGTCTATGGTGTGCTGCAGCGCCGACAGCGGAGAGTGTTTGGATGA
- a CDS encoding methyl-accepting chemotaxis protein → MNTSTMTIGKKLTAGFAVLGLMVAFIGGFSLLEFSNMNRAAIGFTDSILPAVNRTNDIGDSISELRRYELGLFLVAADPQKRAEYRTMAAQLVERLKQQMIDHDKTIWAQDVEERRTFDIVKSDWASYLALHQQVKQLQDSGLMSEAQSVFMEQGIPLYNNLHKSVADLIRINHGYATESRKVVVASYDSAKLSVTIALVLGLILVVVLSVVLTRQIRDPLIMLARQAQCIANGDLGQGELQQWIRDSRFNRDELGQLGSAINRMQGSLSDLVSEIAGSVSQLSSAVEEVSAISSQSASGMAIQQNEVSQVATAMNEMQSTVNEVARNTTDAMSAAKDASRTSAAGSEVVRSSIASIEEVSVKIEQAGTVVQQLEADSANISVVLDVIRDIAGQTNLLALNAAIEAARAGEQGRGFAVVADEVRSLAQRTQDSTAEISKMIELLQSRAAEAGNAMQLSRHQMQESVGLARDAGTSIETINGAVVRITDMNTLIATATEEQNAVTEELNRSIVNIHNAADENAQGAHQIAQACVELSKLANTLHHMTQRFTL, encoded by the coding sequence ATGAATACCAGTACCATGACCATAGGTAAAAAACTCACCGCCGGCTTTGCCGTGCTCGGTTTGATGGTCGCCTTTATCGGCGGCTTCTCGTTGCTGGAGTTCAGCAACATGAACCGGGCGGCTATCGGTTTTACCGACAGCATCCTGCCTGCCGTCAACCGCACCAATGACATTGGCGACAGCATCAGCGAGTTGCGTCGTTATGAGCTTGGTCTGTTTCTGGTCGCCGCTGATCCCCAGAAGCGTGCCGAGTACCGCACCATGGCCGCGCAGTTGGTGGAACGACTCAAACAGCAGATGATCGACCATGACAAGACCATCTGGGCGCAGGATGTTGAAGAGCGTCGCACTTTCGATATCGTAAAGTCCGACTGGGCAAGCTACCTGGCCCTGCACCAGCAGGTTAAGCAGTTGCAGGATAGCGGCCTGATGAGCGAGGCCCAGAGCGTCTTCATGGAGCAGGGGATCCCCCTCTACAACAACCTGCACAAGTCGGTGGCGGATCTTATTCGCATTAACCACGGTTATGCGACCGAGTCGCGCAAGGTTGTGGTTGCCTCCTACGACTCCGCCAAGCTGAGCGTTACCATCGCACTGGTGCTCGGTTTGATCCTGGTGGTGGTGCTCTCCGTGGTACTGACCCGCCAAATTCGCGACCCGCTGATCATGCTGGCCCGTCAGGCCCAGTGTATTGCCAATGGCGATCTGGGTCAGGGCGAACTGCAGCAGTGGATCCGTGACAGCCGCTTCAACCGCGATGAACTGGGTCAGCTGGGCTCCGCCATCAACCGGATGCAGGGTTCCCTCTCCGATCTGGTGAGCGAGATCGCCGGCTCCGTGAGCCAACTCAGCAGCGCAGTGGAGGAGGTGAGCGCCATCTCCAGCCAGTCTGCCAGCGGCATGGCCATCCAGCAGAACGAAGTCTCCCAGGTGGCGACCGCCATGAACGAGATGCAGTCCACCGTCAATGAAGTGGCCCGTAACACCACGGATGCCATGAGCGCCGCCAAGGATGCCTCCCGCACCTCTGCTGCCGGCAGCGAAGTGGTACGCAGTTCGATTGCCAGCATCGAAGAGGTGTCGGTCAAGATTGAGCAGGCTGGCACAGTAGTGCAGCAGCTGGAGGCCGACAGCGCCAACATCAGCGTGGTGCTGGATGTGATCCGCGATATCGCCGGTCAGACCAACCTGCTGGCCCTTAACGCCGCCATCGAAGCGGCCCGTGCCGGTGAGCAGGGTCGTGGTTTTGCGGTCGTTGCGGATGAAGTGCGTTCATTAGCCCAGCGGACCCAGGACTCCACCGCCGAGATCAGCAAGATGATCGAGCTATTGCAGAGCCGCGCCGCCGAGGCGGGCAACGCCATGCAGCTGAGTCGTCACCAGATGCAGGAGAGCGTCGGTCTGGCGCGGGATGCCGGTACCAGTATCGAGACCATCAATGGTGCCGTGGTGCGCATCACCGACATGAATACCCTGATCGCCACCGCCACCGAAGAGCAGAATGCGGTGACCGAAGAGCTCAACCGCAGCATTGTCAACATTCACAATGCCGCTGACGAGAATGCCCAGGGCGCTCATCAGATCGCCCAGGCTTGCGTCGAGCTGAGCAAGCTGGCCAACACCCTGCACCATATGACCCAGCGCTTCACCCTCTAA
- the moeB gene encoding molybdopterin-synthase adenylyltransferase MoeB: MSEILSDAELLRYNRQIILKSFDFEGQEALKQARVLVIGAGGLGCAASQYLAVAGVGRLTLVDFDKVELSNLQRQVLHNDERIGHYKVDSAAQSLRALNPWLNVETHAAVADEALLDTLLPQHQLVLDCTDNLAIRNLLNQKARQHGVPLVSGAAIRLEGQLCSFTWQEDEPCYACLSALFGEQALTCVEAGVLAPVVGLVGSLQALEAIKLLAGTGKNYSGRLLMIDGLSGTFREMKLPKRPDCPVCSHP; the protein is encoded by the coding sequence GTGAGCGAGATCCTGAGCGACGCCGAACTGCTGCGCTACAACCGCCAGATCATCCTCAAATCCTTCGATTTCGAGGGGCAGGAGGCGCTCAAACAAGCCCGTGTGCTGGTGATCGGTGCCGGTGGCCTTGGTTGCGCCGCCAGCCAGTATCTAGCGGTGGCCGGGGTTGGCCGACTCACCCTGGTCGATTTCGACAAGGTGGAGCTCTCCAACCTGCAGCGTCAGGTGCTGCACAACGATGAGCGCATCGGTCACTACAAAGTAGACTCTGCCGCCCAGTCGCTGCGCGCGCTCAATCCCTGGCTCAACGTCGAGACCCACGCGGCCGTGGCCGACGAGGCGCTGCTCGATACCCTGTTGCCCCAACACCAGCTGGTATTGGATTGCACTGACAACCTGGCCATTCGCAACCTGCTCAACCAAAAGGCACGCCAGCATGGCGTGCCACTGGTCAGCGGCGCCGCCATCCGGCTGGAGGGACAGCTGTGCAGCTTCACCTGGCAGGAAGATGAGCCCTGCTACGCCTGCCTCAGCGCCCTGTTTGGCGAGCAGGCACTCACCTGCGTCGAGGCGGGCGTGCTCGCCCCTGTGGTGGGTCTGGTGGGCAGCCTGCAGGCACTGGAAGCCATCAAGCTGCTGGCGGGCACAGGAAAAAACTACAGCGGCCGCCTGCTGATGATCGACGGCCTGAGCGGCACCTTCCGCGAGATGAAGCTGCCCAAGCGCCCCGACTGCCCCGTCTGTTCCCATCCTTGA
- a CDS encoding nitrate reductase cytochrome c-type subunit — MKKLIGAMLACLMAGSLMAAAPEITNSTGGLKSERGATDLVTDATAAPLKNFRKDGAPYDRQYMHQPPLIPHDIRNYEVDTKVNKCLACHSFKNASAMKAPKISPTHFETRDGMTLGEVSPRRYFCLQCHVPQTDAKPLVENTFKPVEALN; from the coding sequence ATGAAAAAGCTGATTGGAGCAATGCTGGCCTGCCTGATGGCGGGATCCTTGATGGCAGCGGCCCCCGAGATCACCAACAGTACCGGTGGCCTCAAGTCCGAGCGTGGCGCCACCGATCTGGTGACCGATGCCACCGCCGCGCCCCTGAAAAACTTCCGCAAGGATGGCGCGCCCTACGATCGCCAGTACATGCATCAGCCGCCGCTGATCCCCCACGACATTCGCAACTACGAGGTGGACACCAAGGTCAACAAGTGCCTGGCCTGCCACAGCTTCAAGAATGCCAGCGCCATGAAGGCACCCAAGATCAGCCCGACTCACTTCGAGACCCGCGATGGCATGACGCTGGGTGAAGTCTCCCCCCGTCGTTACTTCTGCTTGCAGTGCCACGTGCCGCAAACAGATGCCAAGCCCTTGGTGGAAAATACCTTCAAGCCTGTTGAAGCGCTGAACTAA
- a CDS encoding alpha/beta fold hydrolase yields the protein MRRNQVMKFNGLALRSAGEGPLLLLLHGLGSSSLDWQAQIERFSEHYRVVALDLRGHGQSMQEGPFDVATLAADVVNWLDAQPEPAWVVGLSLGAMVALELALQLPHKVQGLVLINGFSEFLLESPKEQERYAQRLKWLRWFGMRPLAWWLGRELFPGPDLAQVRHTFRLRFVRNKKKTYKALLEALPGWSVRARLGAIWQPVAIISTSHDYLPLAKRVEQFAALPNATIHTPNGHHAWPAEDPSGFNHLLQRILTTH from the coding sequence ATGCGCCGCAATCAGGTGATGAAATTCAATGGTCTTGCCCTGCGCAGTGCGGGAGAGGGCCCCTTGCTGTTGCTGCTGCACGGGCTGGGCTCCTCCAGCCTCGACTGGCAGGCGCAGATCGAACGGTTTTCCGAACACTACCGGGTGGTGGCGCTGGACTTGCGCGGCCACGGCCAGAGCATGCAGGAGGGGCCATTCGATGTGGCGACCCTGGCAGCCGATGTGGTGAACTGGCTCGATGCACAGCCAGAACCCGCCTGGGTTGTCGGATTGTCGCTCGGGGCGATGGTGGCGCTGGAGCTGGCGCTGCAACTGCCCCACAAGGTGCAGGGGCTGGTGCTGATCAACGGCTTTAGCGAGTTTCTGCTGGAGAGCCCCAAAGAGCAGGAGCGTTACGCCCAGCGCCTCAAGTGGCTGCGCTGGTTTGGCATGCGCCCGCTCGCCTGGTGGCTGGGACGCGAGCTCTTCCCGGGCCCGGATCTGGCACAGGTGCGCCACACCTTTCGGCTGCGTTTCGTGCGCAATAAAAAGAAAACCTACAAGGCGCTGCTGGAGGCGCTACCCGGCTGGTCGGTACGTGCCCGGCTCGGCGCCATCTGGCAGCCGGTGGCCATCATCTCCACCAGTCACGACTACCTGCCGCTGGCCAAACGGGTAGAGCAGTTTGCCGCCCTGCCCAACGCCACCATCCACACCCCCAACGGCCACCACGCCTGGCCTGCGGAAGATCCCTCGGGCTTTAATCACCTGTTGCAAAGGATCCTCACGACCCATTGA
- a CDS encoding cytochrome c3 family protein: MKLPGFVQRLWTTFKSPSKAALWVILLMGFFGGVIFWGGFNTAMEASNTEAFCTSCHEMKDNVFEEYRDTIHYANRSGVRASCPDCHVPHEWTYKIIRKVQASKELWGMITGKVDTREKFEAHRREMAEREWQRMKESDSRECRNCHNFEYMDFSLQGQRAVQMHSANLGKEGQATCIDCHKGIAHQLPDMTGVKGF; the protein is encoded by the coding sequence ATGAAATTACCCGGTTTTGTGCAGCGTCTGTGGACCACCTTCAAGTCACCGTCGAAGGCGGCTCTCTGGGTCATTCTGCTGATGGGCTTCTTCGGCGGCGTGATTTTCTGGGGTGGTTTCAACACCGCCATGGAAGCGTCTAATACCGAGGCCTTCTGTACCAGCTGTCACGAGATGAAAGACAATGTGTTCGAGGAGTATCGCGATACCATCCACTACGCCAACCGCTCCGGTGTACGGGCCAGCTGCCCGGATTGCCACGTGCCCCATGAGTGGACCTACAAGATCATCCGCAAGGTGCAGGCTTCTAAGGAGCTGTGGGGCATGATCACCGGAAAGGTGGATACCCGCGAGAAGTTCGAGGCACACCGACGCGAGATGGCGGAGCGGGAGTGGCAGCGGATGAAGGAGAGCGATTCGCGCGAGTGCCGCAACTGCCACAACTTCGAGTACATGGACTTCTCCCTGCAAGGACAGCGTGCCGTCCAGATGCACTCTGCCAACCTCGGCAAGGAGGGGCAGGCTACCTGTATCGATTGTCACAAGGGGATAGCTCACCAGCTGCCCGACATGACCGGGGTGAAAGGGTTCTGA
- the moaC gene encoding cyclic pyranopterin monophosphate synthase MoaC, which yields MNQIDPKQTQPNLTHLNQSGEAHMVDVTDKQVTEREARAEAFVAMAPETLALILSGQHHKGDVFATARIAGIMAAKKTSALIPLCHPLALTKVEVEIVPLPEQQKVHIRTLCKLSGKTGVEMEALTAASVAALTIYDMCKAVQKDMVIEQVRLVEKKGGKSGHFQLGSNSGEQA from the coding sequence ATGAACCAGATCGATCCCAAGCAGACCCAGCCCAACCTGACGCATCTGAACCAGAGCGGCGAAGCCCATATGGTGGATGTGACCGACAAGCAGGTGACCGAGCGCGAAGCCCGTGCCGAGGCGTTTGTTGCCATGGCCCCCGAGACGCTGGCGCTGATCCTGAGCGGCCAGCACCACAAGGGTGACGTGTTCGCCACCGCCCGCATCGCTGGCATCATGGCCGCCAAGAAGACCTCCGCTCTTATCCCACTCTGCCATCCGCTGGCCTTGACCAAAGTCGAGGTGGAGATAGTGCCGCTGCCCGAGCAGCAAAAGGTGCATATCCGCACCCTCTGCAAGCTCTCCGGCAAGACTGGTGTCGAGATGGAAGCGCTGACCGCCGCGTCGGTAGCGGCGCTGACCATCTACGACATGTGCAAGGCGGTGCAAAAGGACATGGTGATCGAACAGGTGCGGCTGGTAGAGAAAAAGGGCGGCAAGTCCGGCCATTTTCAGCTGGGGTCAAATAGCGGGGAGCAAGCATGA
- the moaE gene encoding molybdopterin synthase catalytic subunit MoaE, producing the protein MNDVAITDRILVQREDFSLADEYARLATRADSGAIVTFVGKVRDFNQGEEVKGLALEHYPGMTEKALADIVQEARRRWPLQECTLIHRIGELWLGDQIVLVAVSSAHRDAAFDACHFIMDFLKTRAPFWKKELTAEGVQRWVEALDRDNAAAARWQA; encoded by the coding sequence ATGAACGACGTAGCCATTACAGACCGCATTCTGGTGCAGCGTGAGGATTTCTCGCTGGCGGACGAATATGCCCGCCTCGCCACCCGCGCCGACAGTGGCGCCATCGTCACTTTTGTTGGCAAGGTGCGCGACTTCAATCAGGGGGAGGAGGTGAAGGGGCTTGCCCTCGAGCACTACCCCGGCATGACCGAGAAGGCGCTGGCCGATATCGTGCAGGAGGCCCGCCGCCGCTGGCCGCTGCAGGAGTGTACCCTCATTCATCGTATCGGCGAGTTGTGGCTTGGCGATCAGATCGTGCTGGTGGCGGTGAGCAGTGCCCACCGCGACGCCGCCTTTGACGCCTGTCACTTCATCATGGATTTCTTGAAAACCCGGGCGCCGTTCTGGAAAAAAGAGCTGACCGCCGAGGGTGTGCAACGCTGGGTCGAGGCGCTTGATCGCGACAACGCCGCCGCTGCCCGCTGGCAGGCCTGA